Proteins encoded within one genomic window of Brassica rapa cultivar Chiifu-401-42 chromosome A09, CAAS_Brap_v3.01, whole genome shotgun sequence:
- the LOC103842618 gene encoding probable RNA-dependent RNA polymerase 5 isoform X5, translated as MVTSSSYLICSNQASLHSEIALSSSVETVLKRIYGKHNHPPIKAESRRRLSSIPHELALQTLSKVFNVEYVKGTLDGFIKYLLDQTVSSVYGSPLQCSGESPVLSPRTPGKKCCRKAIVGAEMSLLDYEVPSPKSMKLEVNGGSSLHIPPQLLALSELEFRKAFLLLSYIPGKHLGQVNITAEEIRQWKDLSMVAYEAAVWDRLGRHSCPSTDRRSLQWDSGNTHYYQCHVSPDGSYRFKGPLMENTGTHLHNVLGDENVLTVKFADVPGEATYCNDIYSTYKEIAKKGIMLGLRRYQFFVFKDGGKEEKKKDFSGKGVKCYFIRTDSTSSNDMGKPYIFSGKSIHEARMHFMHVHTLPTLAKYMARFSLILSKTRKLEVDTSRIAFQQIDDIHCHDQNNNDVLDKNQKPCIHSDGTGYISEDLARMCPTDIFKGKHVRSDNMQANTYGKEPPMLIQFRMFHYGYAVKGTFLLNKKLPPRTVQVRPSMVKVSEDPALYNFSTFNSLEVVTTSNPPRRTKLSRNLVALLSYGGVPDEFFLDILRSTLEESKTVFDNKRAAVRAARNYGDMDEYNALQMIMSGIPLDEPHLKDHLSILLNTEKNDLKAGKLLVTESYYLMGTVDPTGKLKQNEVCVILESGQISGDVLVYRNPGLHFGDIHVLKATYVKALEEYVGNSKYGVFFPQKGPRSLGDEIAGGDFDGDMYFISRNPKLLEHYKPSEPWVSSSPPSKIYTGRKPSELSPEMLEEELFRLFLKARFHSSNVIGAAADSWLRIMDQFLTLGDDRVKETAERKSKMVKTMLKAIDIYYDALDAPKNGAKVDLPLDLKFDSFPHYMERKNKKIFKSTSILGLIYDTVVSQNEEEPPPCEIKKLQCFEDELVPEFYMEKCSRWYQEYKTEMSQAMDENNKKESASEVILKYKQVSVVNKNRLLTLLYIKELIGGMYQEFYGAAGFEESKKSLEELYLQALALYNIVYDYAIIKNKVRSCGFVWKVAGPVLCKLYLKKAEEKSIPCSVSVLKELWG; from the exons atggttACTAGTTCTTCCTATCTCATCTGCTCCAACCAAGCTTCTCTGCACTCAGAGATCGCTCTTTCGAGCAGCGTCGAAACCGTTCTGAAGAGAATCTACGGGAAACACAATCATCCTCCAATAAAAGCCGAGTCAAGACGGAGACTCTCTTCGATCCCCCATGAACTGGCTTTGCAAACGCTCAGTAAAGTTTTTAATGTGGAATATGTTAAAGGAACCCTTGATGGGTTCATCAAATATCTTCTTGACCAGACCGTTTCTTCTGTTTATGGCTCTCCGCTTCAGTGCTCAGGAGAGTCTCCGGTTCTGTCTCCTAGAACCCCAGGCAAAAAGTGTTGCAGGAAGGCCATTGTCGGAGCAGAGATGTCTCTTCTTGATTATGAAGTTCCTTCTCCCAAGTCTATGAAACTAGAAGTTAATGGAGGTTCTTCTCTACACATTCCTCCTCAGCTCTTAGCTTTGAGTGAGCTTGAGTTTAGGAAGGCCTTTCTGTTGCTTAGTTATATTCCAGG gAAACATCTGGGCCAGGTTAATATAACTGCTGAGGAGATCAGACAATGGAAGGATTTGTCTATGGTTGCATATGAAGCAGCGGTTTGGGACCGTTTGGGCCGGCATTCTTGTCCATCAACAGACCGTAGA TCGCTTCAGTGGGATAGCGGGAACACGCATTATTACCAATGCCATGTTTCTCCCGACGGTAGTTACAGATTCAAG GGTCCTCTTATGGAGAACACTGGAACCCACCTGCACAATGTTTTGGGTGATGAGAATGTTCTTACCGTCAAATTCGCTGACGTGCCAGGAGAGGCAACCTATTGTAACGACATATACTCTACCTACAAAGAGATTGCCAAGAAGGGTATCATGCTTGGTTTACGCCGTTATCAGTTTTTTG ttttcaaAGATGGaggaaaagaagagaagaagaaagattttTCAGGAAAGGGAGTGAAGTGTTACTTTATACGCACGGACTCTACATCTTCTAATGACATGGGAAAACCCTATATCTTCTCTGGGAAGTCCATTCATGAAGCACGTATGCATTTTATGCATGTGCATACATTGCCAACTTTGGCCAAATATATGGCGAG GTTTTCTTTAATCCTGTCAAAGACTAGGAAACTTGAAGTTGACACAAGTAGGATTGCCTTTCAGCAAATTGATGATATACACTGCCAT GATCAAAACAATAATGATGTTCTTGATAAGAACCAGAAACCTTGTATACATTCAGATGGAACTGGCTACATCTCTGAGGACCTTGCTCGGATGTGTCCTACTGATATTTTTAAAGGGAAACATGTCAGAAGCGACAATATGCAG GCAAATACTTATGGCAAAGAGCCG CCTATGCTGATACAGTTTCGGATGTTTCATTATGGATATGCTGTTAAGGGGACTTTCCTCTTGAATAAGAAA CTTCCTCCTCGAACAGTCCAGGTTCGACCTTCTATGGTCAAGGTGTCTGAAGATCCAGCCTTGTATAATTTTAGCACTTTTAACTCTCTGGAAGTTGTTACTACAAG TAATCCACCAAGAAGAACGAAACTATCAAGAAACTTGGTTGCGCTACTGAGCTATGGAGGTGTCCCTGATGAATTCTTTTTGGATATCTTGCGCAGCACGCTAGAAGAATCCAAAACCGTATTTGATAACAAACGTGCTGCCGTTAGAG CTGCTCGTAATTATGGGGATATGGACGAGTATAATGCTTTGCAAATGATCATGTCTGGTATACCACTTGATGAACCACACTTGAAGGATCATCTTTCTATTCTTCTAAACACAGAGAAGAATGATCTCAAAGCAGGAAAGCTTCTTGTTACTGAATCATATTATCTCATGGGCACTGTTGATCCCACCGGAAAGCTCAAGCAAAATGAAGTCTGCGTCATCCT GGAGTCAGGTCAGATTTCAGGGGATGTACTAGTTTACAGGAACCCTGGACTGCATTTTGGAGACATACATGTACTGAAGGCTACATATGTTAAGGCCTTGGAAGAGTATGTTGGAAACTCCAAGTATGGTGTGTTCTTCCCTCAGAAAGGTCCAAGATCTTTGGGGGATGAGATTGCCGGTGGTGACTTTGATGGTGATATGTATTTCATATCCAGAAATCCCAAG CTACTAGAACACTACAAACCAAGTGAACCATGGGTGAGCTCTTCTCCTCCTAGTAAAATCTATACTGGTAGAAAGCCAAGTGAACTCTCACCAGAAATGTTGGAAGAAGAACTTTTCAGATTGTTTTTGAAGGCAAGATTTCATTCCAG CAACGTTATAGGGGCAGCTGCAGATAGCTGGCTAAGGATAATGGACCAATTCCTCACGTTAGGAGATGATAGAGTTAAGGAAACAGCTGAAAGGAAAAGCAAAATGGTGAAGACTATGCTAAAGGCTATTGATATATACTATGATGCTCTTGATGCACCAAAAAACGGGGCTAAGGTCGATCTCCCGTTAGACTTGAAGTTCGACAGTTTTCCACATTACATGGAGCgtaaaaacaagaaaatcttTAAGTCCACTTCTATCCTTGGATTAATCTATGACACTGTGGTATCTCAGAATGAAGAGGAACCCCCTCCATGTG AAATCAAGAAACTCCAGTGTTTTGAAGATGAGCTGGTCCCTGAGTTTTACATGGAGAAATGTAGTCGCTGGTACCAGGAATACAAAACTGAAATGAGCCAGGCGATGGATGAGAATAATAAGAAGGAATCAGCTAGTGAGGTCATCCTGAAATACAAGCAGGTAAGTGTAGTCAACAAGAATCGATTACTAACGCTACTATATATAAAGGAACTCATTGGTGGAATGTATCAGGAGTTCTATGGTGCGGCAGGGTTTGAAGAAAGCAAGAAAAGCCTTGAAGAGCTCTACCTACAAGCATTGGCACTGTACAACATCGTCTACGATTATGCCATTATAAAGAACAAAGTTCGTTCTTGCGGGTTTGTCTGGAAGGTAGCAGGACCGGTCTTGTGCAAATTGTACCTTAAGAAAGCGGAGGAGAAGTCAATCCCTTGTTCAGTTTCTGTGCTCAAAGAGCTTTGGGGTTGA
- the LOC103842618 gene encoding probable RNA-dependent RNA polymerase 5 isoform X1 has protein sequence MVTSSSYLICSNQASLHSEIALSSSVETVLKRIYGKHNHPPIKAESRRRLSSIPHELALQTLSKVFNVEYVKGTLDGFIKYLLDQTVSSVYGSPLQCSGESPVLSPRTPGKKCCRKAIVGAEMSLLDYEVPSPKSMKLEVNGGSSLHIPPQLLALSELEFRKAFLLLSYIPGYVCLGCKFFRQCLISFSLLLSHLFDVLFIYYRKHLGQVNITAEEIRQWKDLSMVAYEAAVWDRLGRHSCPSTDRRVSLQWDSGNTHYYQCHVSPDGSYRFKGPLMENTGTHLHNVLGDENVLTVKFADVPGEATYCNDIYSTYKEIAKKGIMLGLRRYQFFVFKDGGKEEKKKDFSGKGVKCYFIRTDSTSSNDMGKPYIFSGKSIHEARMHFMHVHTLPTLAKYMARFSLILSKTRKLEVDTSRIAFQQIDDIHCHDQNNNDVLDKNQKPCIHSDGTGYISEDLARMCPTDIFKGKHVRSDNMQANTYGKEPPMLIQFRMFHYGYAVKGTFLLNKKLPPRTVQVRPSMVKVSEDPALYNFSTFNSLEVVTTSNPPRRTKLSRNLVALLSYGGVPDEFFLDILRSTLEESKTVFDNKRAAVRAARNYGDMDEYNALQMIMSGIPLDEPHLKDHLSILLNTEKNDLKAGKLLVTESYYLMGTVDPTGKLKQNEVCVILESGQISGDVLVYRNPGLHFGDIHVLKATYVKALEEYVGNSKYGVFFPQKGPRSLGDEIAGGDFDGDMYFISRNPKLLEHYKPSEPWVSSSPPSKIYTGRKPSELSPEMLEEELFRLFLKARFHSSNVIGAAADSWLRIMDQFLTLGDDRVKETAERKSKMVKTMLKAIDIYYDALDAPKNGAKVDLPLDLKFDSFPHYMERKNKKIFKSTSILGLIYDTVVSQNEEEPPPCEIKKLQCFEDELVPEFYMEKCSRWYQEYKTEMSQAMDENNKKESASEVILKYKQVSVVNKNRLLTLLYIKELIGGMYQEFYGAAGFEESKKSLEELYLQALALYNIVYDYAIIKNKVRSCGFVWKVAGPVLCKLYLKKAEEKSIPCSVSVLKELWG, from the exons atggttACTAGTTCTTCCTATCTCATCTGCTCCAACCAAGCTTCTCTGCACTCAGAGATCGCTCTTTCGAGCAGCGTCGAAACCGTTCTGAAGAGAATCTACGGGAAACACAATCATCCTCCAATAAAAGCCGAGTCAAGACGGAGACTCTCTTCGATCCCCCATGAACTGGCTTTGCAAACGCTCAGTAAAGTTTTTAATGTGGAATATGTTAAAGGAACCCTTGATGGGTTCATCAAATATCTTCTTGACCAGACCGTTTCTTCTGTTTATGGCTCTCCGCTTCAGTGCTCAGGAGAGTCTCCGGTTCTGTCTCCTAGAACCCCAGGCAAAAAGTGTTGCAGGAAGGCCATTGTCGGAGCAGAGATGTCTCTTCTTGATTATGAAGTTCCTTCTCCCAAGTCTATGAAACTAGAAGTTAATGGAGGTTCTTCTCTACACATTCCTCCTCAGCTCTTAGCTTTGAGTGAGCTTGAGTTTAGGAAGGCCTTTCTGTTGCTTAGTTATATTCCAGGGTATGTATGTTTGGGATGCAAGTTTTTCCGTCAGTGTTTaatctctttttctcttttattaaGTCACCTTTTTGatgtgttatttatttattacaggAAACATCTGGGCCAGGTTAATATAACTGCTGAGGAGATCAGACAATGGAAGGATTTGTCTATGGTTGCATATGAAGCAGCGGTTTGGGACCGTTTGGGCCGGCATTCTTGTCCATCAACAGACCGTAGAgtg TCGCTTCAGTGGGATAGCGGGAACACGCATTATTACCAATGCCATGTTTCTCCCGACGGTAGTTACAGATTCAAG GGTCCTCTTATGGAGAACACTGGAACCCACCTGCACAATGTTTTGGGTGATGAGAATGTTCTTACCGTCAAATTCGCTGACGTGCCAGGAGAGGCAACCTATTGTAACGACATATACTCTACCTACAAAGAGATTGCCAAGAAGGGTATCATGCTTGGTTTACGCCGTTATCAGTTTTTTG ttttcaaAGATGGaggaaaagaagagaagaagaaagattttTCAGGAAAGGGAGTGAAGTGTTACTTTATACGCACGGACTCTACATCTTCTAATGACATGGGAAAACCCTATATCTTCTCTGGGAAGTCCATTCATGAAGCACGTATGCATTTTATGCATGTGCATACATTGCCAACTTTGGCCAAATATATGGCGAG GTTTTCTTTAATCCTGTCAAAGACTAGGAAACTTGAAGTTGACACAAGTAGGATTGCCTTTCAGCAAATTGATGATATACACTGCCAT GATCAAAACAATAATGATGTTCTTGATAAGAACCAGAAACCTTGTATACATTCAGATGGAACTGGCTACATCTCTGAGGACCTTGCTCGGATGTGTCCTACTGATATTTTTAAAGGGAAACATGTCAGAAGCGACAATATGCAG GCAAATACTTATGGCAAAGAGCCG CCTATGCTGATACAGTTTCGGATGTTTCATTATGGATATGCTGTTAAGGGGACTTTCCTCTTGAATAAGAAA CTTCCTCCTCGAACAGTCCAGGTTCGACCTTCTATGGTCAAGGTGTCTGAAGATCCAGCCTTGTATAATTTTAGCACTTTTAACTCTCTGGAAGTTGTTACTACAAG TAATCCACCAAGAAGAACGAAACTATCAAGAAACTTGGTTGCGCTACTGAGCTATGGAGGTGTCCCTGATGAATTCTTTTTGGATATCTTGCGCAGCACGCTAGAAGAATCCAAAACCGTATTTGATAACAAACGTGCTGCCGTTAGAG CTGCTCGTAATTATGGGGATATGGACGAGTATAATGCTTTGCAAATGATCATGTCTGGTATACCACTTGATGAACCACACTTGAAGGATCATCTTTCTATTCTTCTAAACACAGAGAAGAATGATCTCAAAGCAGGAAAGCTTCTTGTTACTGAATCATATTATCTCATGGGCACTGTTGATCCCACCGGAAAGCTCAAGCAAAATGAAGTCTGCGTCATCCT GGAGTCAGGTCAGATTTCAGGGGATGTACTAGTTTACAGGAACCCTGGACTGCATTTTGGAGACATACATGTACTGAAGGCTACATATGTTAAGGCCTTGGAAGAGTATGTTGGAAACTCCAAGTATGGTGTGTTCTTCCCTCAGAAAGGTCCAAGATCTTTGGGGGATGAGATTGCCGGTGGTGACTTTGATGGTGATATGTATTTCATATCCAGAAATCCCAAG CTACTAGAACACTACAAACCAAGTGAACCATGGGTGAGCTCTTCTCCTCCTAGTAAAATCTATACTGGTAGAAAGCCAAGTGAACTCTCACCAGAAATGTTGGAAGAAGAACTTTTCAGATTGTTTTTGAAGGCAAGATTTCATTCCAG CAACGTTATAGGGGCAGCTGCAGATAGCTGGCTAAGGATAATGGACCAATTCCTCACGTTAGGAGATGATAGAGTTAAGGAAACAGCTGAAAGGAAAAGCAAAATGGTGAAGACTATGCTAAAGGCTATTGATATATACTATGATGCTCTTGATGCACCAAAAAACGGGGCTAAGGTCGATCTCCCGTTAGACTTGAAGTTCGACAGTTTTCCACATTACATGGAGCgtaaaaacaagaaaatcttTAAGTCCACTTCTATCCTTGGATTAATCTATGACACTGTGGTATCTCAGAATGAAGAGGAACCCCCTCCATGTG AAATCAAGAAACTCCAGTGTTTTGAAGATGAGCTGGTCCCTGAGTTTTACATGGAGAAATGTAGTCGCTGGTACCAGGAATACAAAACTGAAATGAGCCAGGCGATGGATGAGAATAATAAGAAGGAATCAGCTAGTGAGGTCATCCTGAAATACAAGCAGGTAAGTGTAGTCAACAAGAATCGATTACTAACGCTACTATATATAAAGGAACTCATTGGTGGAATGTATCAGGAGTTCTATGGTGCGGCAGGGTTTGAAGAAAGCAAGAAAAGCCTTGAAGAGCTCTACCTACAAGCATTGGCACTGTACAACATCGTCTACGATTATGCCATTATAAAGAACAAAGTTCGTTCTTGCGGGTTTGTCTGGAAGGTAGCAGGACCGGTCTTGTGCAAATTGTACCTTAAGAAAGCGGAGGAGAAGTCAATCCCTTGTTCAGTTTCTGTGCTCAAAGAGCTTTGGGGTTGA
- the LOC103842618 gene encoding probable RNA-dependent RNA polymerase 5 isoform X2 produces the protein MVTSSSYLICSNQASLHSEIALSSSVETVLKRIYGKHNHPPIKAESRRRLSSIPHELALQTLSKVFNVEYVKGTLDGFIKYLLDQTVSSVYGSPLQCSGESPVLSPRTPGKKCCRKAIVGAEMSLLDYEVPSPKSMKLEVNGGSSLHIPPQLLALSELEFRKAFLLLSYIPGYVCLGCKFFRQCLISFSLLLSHLFDVLFIYYRKHLGQVNITAEEIRQWKDLSMVAYEAAVWDRLGRHSCPSTDRRSLQWDSGNTHYYQCHVSPDGSYRFKGPLMENTGTHLHNVLGDENVLTVKFADVPGEATYCNDIYSTYKEIAKKGIMLGLRRYQFFVFKDGGKEEKKKDFSGKGVKCYFIRTDSTSSNDMGKPYIFSGKSIHEARMHFMHVHTLPTLAKYMARFSLILSKTRKLEVDTSRIAFQQIDDIHCHDQNNNDVLDKNQKPCIHSDGTGYISEDLARMCPTDIFKGKHVRSDNMQANTYGKEPPMLIQFRMFHYGYAVKGTFLLNKKLPPRTVQVRPSMVKVSEDPALYNFSTFNSLEVVTTSNPPRRTKLSRNLVALLSYGGVPDEFFLDILRSTLEESKTVFDNKRAAVRAARNYGDMDEYNALQMIMSGIPLDEPHLKDHLSILLNTEKNDLKAGKLLVTESYYLMGTVDPTGKLKQNEVCVILESGQISGDVLVYRNPGLHFGDIHVLKATYVKALEEYVGNSKYGVFFPQKGPRSLGDEIAGGDFDGDMYFISRNPKLLEHYKPSEPWVSSSPPSKIYTGRKPSELSPEMLEEELFRLFLKARFHSSNVIGAAADSWLRIMDQFLTLGDDRVKETAERKSKMVKTMLKAIDIYYDALDAPKNGAKVDLPLDLKFDSFPHYMERKNKKIFKSTSILGLIYDTVVSQNEEEPPPCEIKKLQCFEDELVPEFYMEKCSRWYQEYKTEMSQAMDENNKKESASEVILKYKQVSVVNKNRLLTLLYIKELIGGMYQEFYGAAGFEESKKSLEELYLQALALYNIVYDYAIIKNKVRSCGFVWKVAGPVLCKLYLKKAEEKSIPCSVSVLKELWG, from the exons atggttACTAGTTCTTCCTATCTCATCTGCTCCAACCAAGCTTCTCTGCACTCAGAGATCGCTCTTTCGAGCAGCGTCGAAACCGTTCTGAAGAGAATCTACGGGAAACACAATCATCCTCCAATAAAAGCCGAGTCAAGACGGAGACTCTCTTCGATCCCCCATGAACTGGCTTTGCAAACGCTCAGTAAAGTTTTTAATGTGGAATATGTTAAAGGAACCCTTGATGGGTTCATCAAATATCTTCTTGACCAGACCGTTTCTTCTGTTTATGGCTCTCCGCTTCAGTGCTCAGGAGAGTCTCCGGTTCTGTCTCCTAGAACCCCAGGCAAAAAGTGTTGCAGGAAGGCCATTGTCGGAGCAGAGATGTCTCTTCTTGATTATGAAGTTCCTTCTCCCAAGTCTATGAAACTAGAAGTTAATGGAGGTTCTTCTCTACACATTCCTCCTCAGCTCTTAGCTTTGAGTGAGCTTGAGTTTAGGAAGGCCTTTCTGTTGCTTAGTTATATTCCAGGGTATGTATGTTTGGGATGCAAGTTTTTCCGTCAGTGTTTaatctctttttctcttttattaaGTCACCTTTTTGatgtgttatttatttattacaggAAACATCTGGGCCAGGTTAATATAACTGCTGAGGAGATCAGACAATGGAAGGATTTGTCTATGGTTGCATATGAAGCAGCGGTTTGGGACCGTTTGGGCCGGCATTCTTGTCCATCAACAGACCGTAGA TCGCTTCAGTGGGATAGCGGGAACACGCATTATTACCAATGCCATGTTTCTCCCGACGGTAGTTACAGATTCAAG GGTCCTCTTATGGAGAACACTGGAACCCACCTGCACAATGTTTTGGGTGATGAGAATGTTCTTACCGTCAAATTCGCTGACGTGCCAGGAGAGGCAACCTATTGTAACGACATATACTCTACCTACAAAGAGATTGCCAAGAAGGGTATCATGCTTGGTTTACGCCGTTATCAGTTTTTTG ttttcaaAGATGGaggaaaagaagagaagaagaaagattttTCAGGAAAGGGAGTGAAGTGTTACTTTATACGCACGGACTCTACATCTTCTAATGACATGGGAAAACCCTATATCTTCTCTGGGAAGTCCATTCATGAAGCACGTATGCATTTTATGCATGTGCATACATTGCCAACTTTGGCCAAATATATGGCGAG GTTTTCTTTAATCCTGTCAAAGACTAGGAAACTTGAAGTTGACACAAGTAGGATTGCCTTTCAGCAAATTGATGATATACACTGCCAT GATCAAAACAATAATGATGTTCTTGATAAGAACCAGAAACCTTGTATACATTCAGATGGAACTGGCTACATCTCTGAGGACCTTGCTCGGATGTGTCCTACTGATATTTTTAAAGGGAAACATGTCAGAAGCGACAATATGCAG GCAAATACTTATGGCAAAGAGCCG CCTATGCTGATACAGTTTCGGATGTTTCATTATGGATATGCTGTTAAGGGGACTTTCCTCTTGAATAAGAAA CTTCCTCCTCGAACAGTCCAGGTTCGACCTTCTATGGTCAAGGTGTCTGAAGATCCAGCCTTGTATAATTTTAGCACTTTTAACTCTCTGGAAGTTGTTACTACAAG TAATCCACCAAGAAGAACGAAACTATCAAGAAACTTGGTTGCGCTACTGAGCTATGGAGGTGTCCCTGATGAATTCTTTTTGGATATCTTGCGCAGCACGCTAGAAGAATCCAAAACCGTATTTGATAACAAACGTGCTGCCGTTAGAG CTGCTCGTAATTATGGGGATATGGACGAGTATAATGCTTTGCAAATGATCATGTCTGGTATACCACTTGATGAACCACACTTGAAGGATCATCTTTCTATTCTTCTAAACACAGAGAAGAATGATCTCAAAGCAGGAAAGCTTCTTGTTACTGAATCATATTATCTCATGGGCACTGTTGATCCCACCGGAAAGCTCAAGCAAAATGAAGTCTGCGTCATCCT GGAGTCAGGTCAGATTTCAGGGGATGTACTAGTTTACAGGAACCCTGGACTGCATTTTGGAGACATACATGTACTGAAGGCTACATATGTTAAGGCCTTGGAAGAGTATGTTGGAAACTCCAAGTATGGTGTGTTCTTCCCTCAGAAAGGTCCAAGATCTTTGGGGGATGAGATTGCCGGTGGTGACTTTGATGGTGATATGTATTTCATATCCAGAAATCCCAAG CTACTAGAACACTACAAACCAAGTGAACCATGGGTGAGCTCTTCTCCTCCTAGTAAAATCTATACTGGTAGAAAGCCAAGTGAACTCTCACCAGAAATGTTGGAAGAAGAACTTTTCAGATTGTTTTTGAAGGCAAGATTTCATTCCAG CAACGTTATAGGGGCAGCTGCAGATAGCTGGCTAAGGATAATGGACCAATTCCTCACGTTAGGAGATGATAGAGTTAAGGAAACAGCTGAAAGGAAAAGCAAAATGGTGAAGACTATGCTAAAGGCTATTGATATATACTATGATGCTCTTGATGCACCAAAAAACGGGGCTAAGGTCGATCTCCCGTTAGACTTGAAGTTCGACAGTTTTCCACATTACATGGAGCgtaaaaacaagaaaatcttTAAGTCCACTTCTATCCTTGGATTAATCTATGACACTGTGGTATCTCAGAATGAAGAGGAACCCCCTCCATGTG AAATCAAGAAACTCCAGTGTTTTGAAGATGAGCTGGTCCCTGAGTTTTACATGGAGAAATGTAGTCGCTGGTACCAGGAATACAAAACTGAAATGAGCCAGGCGATGGATGAGAATAATAAGAAGGAATCAGCTAGTGAGGTCATCCTGAAATACAAGCAGGTAAGTGTAGTCAACAAGAATCGATTACTAACGCTACTATATATAAAGGAACTCATTGGTGGAATGTATCAGGAGTTCTATGGTGCGGCAGGGTTTGAAGAAAGCAAGAAAAGCCTTGAAGAGCTCTACCTACAAGCATTGGCACTGTACAACATCGTCTACGATTATGCCATTATAAAGAACAAAGTTCGTTCTTGCGGGTTTGTCTGGAAGGTAGCAGGACCGGTCTTGTGCAAATTGTACCTTAAGAAAGCGGAGGAGAAGTCAATCCCTTGTTCAGTTTCTGTGCTCAAAGAGCTTTGGGGTTGA